The proteins below come from a single Leptidea sinapis chromosome 20, ilLepSina1.1, whole genome shotgun sequence genomic window:
- the LOC126970185 gene encoding trypsin CFT-1-like has product MIAKTVAFVICCAVASASPQGRIAGGEAAEVESHPYMTALVYYYPRPDIYIQRCVGPLISSWHVLTTAYCFNGATLENFQVRAGSTKSMEGGSVTTIVEVIEHPDYVLNPRENDIAVVLLATPFSVSDVTYPLPLPPQNLYLAEGTAGVVTGWGFDGEDGDQLDSLNTVTLRTVSLDTCEKAYADVSDVAIKDTVLCASEENKGTCFGDSGAPLTTYIYSQKALIGISSVYKDCGSAEYPDVFTRVDRFTDWILEVAVVPSKSSGYASPQLAV; this is encoded by the exons ATGATTGCAAAAACTGTAGCTTTTGTGATATGCTGTGCAGTTg CATCAGCGTCACCTCAAGGTCGCATAGCTGGCGGTGAGGCGGCGGAAGTCGAAAGTCATCCTTACATGACGGCTCTGGTCTACTATTACCCGCGACCCGACATCTACATTCAGCGCTGCGTCGGACCTTTGATATCATCCTGGCATGTGTTGACCACCGCCTACTGCTTCAA TGGAGCTACCTTAGAAAACTTTCAAGTGCGAGCTGGTTCCACAAAGAGCATGGAAGGTGGCAGTGTGACCACCATCGTGGAAGTCATAGAGCACCCCGACTACGTGCTAAATCCCCGGGAGAATGACATAGCTGTGGTACTCCTAGCCACACCCTTCTCCGTGAGCGATGTGACATACCCGTTACCACTTCCACCCCAGAATCTTTACCTTGCTGAAGGAACTGCTGGCGTTGTGACTGGATGGGGTTTTGATGGG gaAGATGGCGATCAGCTGGATTCATTAAACACAGTCACACTTAGAACTGTATCACTCGATACTTGCGAGAAGGCCTATGCGGATGTTAGCGATGTTGCCATTAAGGACA CTGTTCTCTGCGCCAGCGAAGAAAACAAAGGTACTTGTTTCGGTGACTCTGGCGCACCATTGACTACATACATCTACAGCCAGAAAGCTCTTATCGGAATCTCATCCGTCTACAAGGACTGTGGCTCCGCGGAGTACCCGGACGTATTCACGAGAGTAGACCGGTTCACAGACTGGATACTGGAGGTCGCCGTCGTTCCTAGCAAATCCTCAGGATATGCTTCACCACAACTTGCTGTATAA